In a single window of the Acidobacteriota bacterium genome:
- a CDS encoding FHA domain-containing protein, protein MRGKLHITDASGASWTHELLPDAGCTIGRMRGNDVVLNDRRVSRKHAFIAPEGTAFKLIDGFLEGGAIIRSVNHIFVNGEMQLERILQDGDSITIGQSTLKFEAIAEKPVTLRSIETLKPAAETGPLNKKTVNFEDAPLGHTQMQISVNEILGATNVSLESALVTPGEIKTLRRKAKVLELLYEMSKTLGTVFDIEKVFEKATDLIFRGTPADRVVALLIDDTADGEGHSLHQVAAKMRDATSSVLTAKLGVSRTITEKVINARVALLSQDVSADESLQGAASIVSQGVRSTICAPLITQSGVHGVIYADRLDPFAAFTEEHLALISAVAAQAAVTVETVKAHERLAREEVARANYSRFMPEYVVKQLLEDPDSFRLGGVNQTITVLFADIRGFTSLSETEQPEKIVALLNRYFSVISEIIFGNGGTLDKYIGDGIMALFGAPTASPNDARNAVKAAVEMQRKVAELNPQLKADGFAEIAIGVGLHTGVATVGYIGSELRSEYTAIGDTVNLSARLESNTTGGQILISDATAAAAGDIFPLVRRDPLAVKNRQQPVDVFEVVWNA, encoded by the coding sequence TTGAGAGGAAAACTTCACATTACGGACGCATCGGGCGCATCGTGGACGCACGAACTGCTGCCGGACGCCGGCTGCACTATCGGCCGCATGCGCGGGAACGATGTCGTGCTCAATGACCGCCGCGTCTCGCGCAAGCATGCATTCATCGCACCCGAAGGCACGGCGTTCAAGCTGATCGACGGATTCCTCGAGGGCGGAGCGATCATCCGCAGCGTCAATCACATCTTTGTCAACGGCGAGATGCAGCTCGAACGCATCCTGCAGGACGGCGATTCGATCACCATCGGCCAGAGCACGCTGAAATTTGAGGCGATCGCGGAAAAACCGGTAACGCTGCGTTCCATCGAAACGCTAAAGCCGGCGGCGGAGACCGGACCACTAAATAAGAAGACGGTGAATTTTGAGGACGCACCGCTCGGCCACACGCAGATGCAGATCTCTGTAAATGAGATCCTTGGGGCTACGAATGTCTCTCTTGAATCGGCGCTCGTCACGCCCGGCGAGATAAAAACGCTGCGGCGCAAGGCAAAGGTCCTCGAACTGCTCTACGAAATGAGCAAGACGCTCGGCACCGTTTTTGACATCGAAAAGGTTTTTGAAAAAGCTACTGACCTCATTTTTCGCGGCACGCCTGCCGACCGCGTCGTTGCGTTGCTGATAGATGACACCGCAGACGGCGAGGGACATTCACTGCATCAGGTCGCCGCAAAGATGCGTGACGCTACGTCGTCAGTTCTGACCGCGAAACTCGGCGTCAGCCGAACCATCACCGAAAAGGTGATCAACGCCCGCGTCGCATTGCTCTCGCAGGACGTATCCGCCGACGAATCCCTGCAGGGTGCGGCGTCGATCGTGTCGCAGGGCGTGCGGTCGACCATCTGCGCACCTCTTATCACGCAATCCGGCGTTCACGGCGTCATCTACGCCGATCGGCTCGATCCTTTCGCGGCTTTTACCGAGGAACACCTCGCCCTGATCAGTGCGGTCGCCGCACAGGCCGCCGTAACGGTCGAGACCGTAAAGGCTCATGAGCGGCTCGCCCGCGAGGAGGTCGCCCGGGCAAATTACAGCCGCTTCATGCCCGAATATGTTGTGAAACAGCTCCTCGAAGACCCCGATTCGTTCCGGCTCGGCGGCGTCAATCAGACCATCACGGTTCTGTTTGCGGACATTCGCGGATTTACCTCGCTGTCGGAAACGGAGCAGCCTGAAAAGATCGTCGCACTGCTAAATCGTTATTTTTCAGTTATTTCCGAGATAATTTTTGGCAATGGCGGCACGCTGGACAAATACATCGGCGACGGCATAATGGCGTTGTTCGGTGCGCCGACCGCTTCTCCGAACGACGCACGAAACGCCGTCAAGGCCGCCGTAGAGATGCAGCGAAAGGTCGCCGAACTCAATCCCCAATTAAAGGCCGACGGTTTTGCCGAGATAGCCATCGGCGTCGGGCTGCATACAGGCGTCGCAACTGTCGGCTATATCGGCTCCGAACTTCGTTCCGAATACACCGCGATCGGCGACACTGTTAACCTCTCTGCACGCCTCGAATCCAACACCACAGGCGGCCAGATCCTCATCAGCGATGCAACGGCTGCGGCGGCCGGCGACATCTTTCCACTTGTCAGGCGGGACCCGCTTGCGGTCAAGAACCGGCAGCAGCCCGTCGATGTTTTCGAGGTCGTCTGGAACGCGTGA
- a CDS encoding alpha/beta fold hydrolase, which produces MTLRRTISLFIVIAALTTVGLAQAKRQFTIDDIFKIKNVGDPQLSPDGEWVAYVLSNTDTKADRSQSDIWMIRYDGTGERRITFTETESESQPRWSPDGKYLSFVSGRPGPNRGSQIWLLELGGGEARQLTDIKGRLQGYEWSPDSKRMAMVVGDPDPDEPAGDAPAGGTPRVPKPIAIDRYRFKQDGQGYLLSNRKSYVYIYDIASKKLERLTKSKWDEGQPTWSPDGTRIAFFSNRREDPDRDSGAQLFVADAKAGSTEKQVTPTANRATRARPEWSPDGKWLAYIENDGIEIDAYQTPHLAMVAADGSAAPYRLKAAQDIDRGVSQVRFSGDGKHIHFFVTDDRSVYPARAALAGGPVEKLIQPPFVGSSWSWSKGRIVMLVGKLDRPNEIYAFENGRVRQLTRQNEELFSQFEMPLTEGVEFKGEDGTTIGAVITYPVGYQRGTKVPLLLRIHGGPNAQDQFSYSTERHFFAANGYAVYAVNYRGSSGRGKAFSRKIAADWGNWEVRDLLAGMDHIVKAGVADPERLGLGGWSYGGILTNYLIASDNRFKAGVSGAGTAFTVSFYGTDHYITQYDNEIGPPWDPKAWETYQKLSYPFLKANRITTPTLYMGGERDFNVPIEGSQQMYQALRSLGIDTQLIIYPNENHGIQRPSYQRDRWERNLGWYDKYVLGKPATPPAMIARWQGTWKGELKDLPAKPNAPKVEVTMEIGPMPSADNSCTAWKTTYLEDGKTTVKDYKLCRGTGAEDLYIDEGDGTRLTGRIIGETFVVPFRTAGRLFVSSMRMRGEVLEQEILTVDDKPAADGVQPLTPRGTQRVELRRVP; this is translated from the coding sequence ATGACACTTCGACGCACGATCTCGCTATTTATTGTAATTGCAGCACTTACGACCGTCGGCTTAGCTCAGGCAAAACGGCAGTTCACGATCGACGACATCTTTAAGATAAAGAACGTCGGCGATCCGCAGCTTTCGCCCGACGGCGAATGGGTCGCTTACGTTCTGTCAAACACTGATACCAAAGCCGACCGTTCGCAGAGCGACATCTGGATGATCCGTTATGACGGCACCGGCGAACGCCGCATTACGTTTACCGAGACCGAAAGCGAGAGCCAGCCGCGTTGGAGCCCCGACGGAAAATATCTGTCCTTCGTATCGGGCCGTCCCGGACCGAACCGCGGCAGCCAGATCTGGCTGCTTGAACTGGGCGGCGGCGAAGCTCGTCAGTTGACCGACATAAAAGGACGCCTGCAAGGCTATGAGTGGTCACCCGATTCCAAACGCATGGCGATGGTCGTCGGCGATCCCGATCCGGACGAACCCGCGGGCGACGCACCTGCCGGCGGCACGCCGCGTGTCCCGAAACCGATCGCCATCGACCGCTATCGTTTCAAACAGGACGGCCAGGGCTATCTGCTCTCCAACCGCAAGAGCTATGTCTATATTTACGATATCGCATCCAAAAAACTCGAACGCCTGACCAAAAGCAAGTGGGACGAAGGCCAGCCAACATGGTCGCCGGACGGTACGCGGATAGCGTTTTTCAGCAATCGCCGAGAAGATCCCGACCGCGACTCGGGTGCGCAGCTTTTTGTCGCTGACGCGAAAGCAGGCTCAACTGAGAAGCAGGTCACGCCGACTGCGAACCGTGCTACGCGGGCGCGGCCTGAATGGAGCCCAGACGGAAAATGGCTCGCCTACATCGAAAATGACGGCATCGAGATCGACGCATATCAGACGCCGCACCTCGCGATGGTCGCTGCTGACGGCAGCGCCGCTCCGTATCGGCTGAAGGCAGCTCAGGACATCGACCGCGGAGTTTCTCAGGTTCGCTTCAGCGGCGACGGCAAGCACATACACTTTTTCGTGACCGATGACCGATCCGTTTATCCTGCACGTGCGGCACTCGCCGGCGGGCCGGTCGAAAAGTTGATACAGCCGCCGTTCGTCGGCAGTTCGTGGAGTTGGTCGAAAGGCCGAATCGTGATGCTTGTCGGAAAGCTCGACCGCCCGAATGAGATCTACGCATTTGAGAACGGCAGAGTGAGGCAACTCACACGGCAGAACGAAGAACTGTTCTCGCAATTCGAAATGCCGCTGACGGAAGGCGTCGAATTCAAAGGCGAGGACGGAACGACCATCGGCGCCGTCATCACATATCCCGTCGGCTATCAGCGCGGGACAAAAGTTCCGCTGCTTCTCCGCATTCACGGCGGCCCGAACGCTCAGGATCAGTTCAGCTACAGCACCGAGCGTCACTTTTTCGCCGCGAACGGCTACGCCGTTTACGCCGTAAATTACCGCGGCAGCTCGGGCCGCGGCAAGGCGTTCTCGCGAAAGATCGCGGCCGATTGGGGTAATTGGGAGGTCCGCGACCTGCTCGCCGGAATGGATCACATCGTGAAGGCCGGCGTCGCCGATCCTGAACGCCTCGGCCTTGGCGGCTGGAGTTACGGCGGCATTTTGACCAATTACCTGATCGCATCGGACAACCGTTTCAAAGCGGGCGTCAGCGGTGCGGGCACGGCGTTCACAGTGTCGTTCTACGGAACGGACCATTACATCACGCAATACGACAACGAGATCGGCCCGCCCTGGGACCCGAAGGCATGGGAAACATATCAGAAGCTCTCGTACCCGTTCCTAAAGGCCAACCGGATAACGACACCGACGCTCTACATGGGCGGCGAACGTGATTTCAACGTGCCGATCGAAGGCAGTCAGCAGATGTATCAAGCACTCAGAAGCCTCGGCATCGACACGCAGTTGATCATATATCCCAACGAGAACCACGGCATTCAGCGGCCCAGTTATCAGCGCGACCGCTGGGAACGCAACCTCGGCTGGTACGACAAATACGTGCTTGGCAAACCAGCAACCCCGCCGGCGATGATCGCCCGCTGGCAGGGAACGTGGAAAGGAGAGCTGAAAGACCTTCCCGCAAAACCCAACGCACCTAAGGTCGAAGTAACGATGGAGATCGGCCCGATGCCGTCGGCGGACAATTCCTGCACCGCGTGGAAAACGACGTACCTTGAAGACGGCAAAACCACTGTGAAGGACTACAAACTCTGCCGCGGCACCGGCGCGGAAGACCTCTACATCGACGAAGGCGACGGAACACGCCTGACCGGCCGCATCATCGGCGAAACGTTCGTCGTTCCGTTCCGCACCGCCGGTCGCCTCTTCGTCAGCTCTATGCGTATGCGCGGCGAGGTTCTGGAACAGGAGATCCTTACGGTCGATGACAAACCTGCAGCAGACGGCGTTCAGCCGCTGACGCCGCGGGGAACACAGCGTGTCGAACTCCGCCGCGTGCCCTGA
- a CDS encoding TIGR00159 family protein → MDLTGYIPAISTLRNVVDIALVFIIVYVVLKLLRGTRAVPTVVGIMILAILYWISVTQELATLEFVLRYAVGFIGIAIIVLFQSEIRQALIYFANRFRFPILRRQRGQFGGSVYDEVVLAITTLSSEKTGALIVIERKVGLRNFVDSGVQLDARISYDLLVSIFHPETPLHDGAVVIQNERIAAASVFLPLTKNPEISRELGTRHRAAIGITEGSDAIAIVVSEETGLITYVESGVVHRSIDAPKLRKLLLEALEIPLVEAQRESAAIKEAENETS, encoded by the coding sequence ATGGACCTCACGGGTTACATTCCGGCAATTTCAACGCTGCGCAATGTCGTTGACATCGCACTCGTCTTTATCATTGTCTATGTAGTGCTGAAACTCCTCCGCGGGACGCGTGCGGTTCCGACCGTGGTCGGGATAATGATCCTGGCGATACTCTACTGGATATCGGTCACGCAGGAACTTGCGACGCTGGAGTTCGTTCTACGCTACGCGGTCGGCTTCATCGGCATTGCGATCATCGTTCTGTTCCAATCGGAGATACGCCAGGCACTTATCTATTTCGCGAATCGTTTTCGATTTCCGATACTTCGCCGCCAGCGGGGACAATTCGGCGGCAGCGTCTATGACGAGGTCGTGCTGGCCATCACAACACTGTCTTCGGAAAAGACCGGTGCGTTGATCGTCATCGAACGCAAGGTCGGCCTCCGAAATTTTGTTGATTCCGGCGTACAACTCGACGCACGCATCAGCTACGACCTACTTGTTTCGATCTTTCACCCGGAAACGCCGCTGCATGACGGCGCGGTCGTCATACAAAATGAACGAATAGCCGCCGCATCGGTATTTCTGCCGCTGACCAAAAATCCCGAGATCTCACGCGAGCTCGGCACACGCCACCGAGCGGCTATCGGCATCACTGAAGGCTCCGATGCAATTGCAATAGTGGTCTCGGAAGAAACAGGGCTGATAACGTACGTTGAGTCGGGCGTCGTTCACAGAAGTATCGATGCACCGAAACTGCGCAAATTGCTGCTTGAGGCTCTGGAAATTCCGTTGGTCGAAGCTCAACGCGAATCCGCCGCGATCAAAGAGGCCGAGAATGAAACGAGTTAG
- a CDS encoding sigma 54-interacting transcriptional regulator, whose translation MPISKAKGRSASAKGAAAFPAANMDALFRNVGQKLREGLSGAAEKMLRDALERGGHTPDDLANLHRLLSFTLETTGRYKQSLETILPYDAAEKLSELALETQIKVTVQLAIAYNNTGDQPKAATLLKDARHRSEEPELKHLLGTIDIALARVYRKLNEFPICRDHAERALDHFRADGNWLGMAEAYREIANSHHQEGNSEKAVENFQLGIDIIGNNSAPFMLGKLYTDMSGAYWFLRRPKDGVACLERSIEFFDRTEHALNSVIAYNNLGINLYLIGDFERSEQMIVRALELAEKEGSAHVAGIYDSLGELNILRGELKTAEKNLNKAVELAEEHKHQWYRLQSLRNLARLYLAQDKLDKAIKTANEAISLSADVGDKHYGNMAWLVLAEAHLLSGDREACADALRSVEDNAPDADFFVLGNIQRIRGMLAAEQNDLELAIHHFSRGLTIFETVQDLYHTGMMHSLLGSSIDGRNYVRARRHLESAIGIFKKLGIKEFVTASEKRLTEIAETAETPRREGRANSVVSQLLTVRLAEATASRELLFRELVAVLQQDSNAKKIIIAQENDQKRLYPFITHGLSPVESNELVNKLNAAGPDDDRAFERSKNVSIMRLRGTSSPPAVLILSPRAGAELADGTSLDPLLRVVELGMDVIALRDGSRRSAAGAEVSPYTSNSLMPGFIHSSPAMTALVEEVYKIRSSDVTVLVTGESGTGKELVSRAIHKLSNRKDEAFIPFNCTLVQKEMAEATLFGYRKGSFTGAVQDSPGLIRSADGGTLFLDEVGDLPLDIQPKLLRFLQEGEIQPLGEKSPIKVDVRIIAATNMPLEEKVADGTFREDLFYRLNVIRLRVPPLRERRAEIPPIVNYYVNHYSDRFGKHDITVTPQAIDMLMVCNWEGNVRQLQNEVQRFVARAEDGEVITPAHISPELKPTGKPLQTFGGESAHEPIASYEGTFSPFANISAGGTLEDAVSDLEMQLIRASLARHNWNISRVAGELGLTRRGLYLKLTRYGITKAA comes from the coding sequence ATGCCAATCAGCAAGGCAAAGGGCCGCTCGGCATCTGCGAAAGGTGCGGCTGCGTTCCCAGCCGCAAACATGGACGCTCTGTTTCGCAACGTTGGGCAAAAGCTCCGCGAAGGGCTTTCGGGCGCCGCGGAAAAGATGCTCCGCGACGCACTCGAACGCGGCGGACACACGCCGGACGACCTTGCGAATCTGCACCGGCTGCTGAGCTTTACGTTAGAAACAACAGGGCGCTACAAGCAATCGCTCGAAACTATCCTTCCATACGACGCCGCTGAAAAGCTCAGTGAACTGGCTCTGGAAACGCAGATAAAGGTAACTGTACAGCTTGCTATCGCCTACAACAACACCGGCGATCAGCCGAAAGCAGCGACGCTCCTCAAAGACGCCCGCCACCGATCCGAGGAACCTGAACTGAAGCATCTGCTCGGTACCATCGACATCGCACTGGCACGCGTTTACCGCAAGCTGAACGAATTCCCGATCTGCCGTGACCATGCGGAACGGGCGCTGGATCATTTCCGTGCCGACGGCAACTGGCTCGGTATGGCTGAGGCATATCGGGAGATAGCTAACAGCCACCATCAGGAAGGCAACAGCGAAAAAGCGGTTGAAAATTTCCAACTCGGTATCGACATCATCGGCAACAACTCAGCTCCGTTCATGCTTGGAAAACTTTACACCGATATGTCCGGCGCATATTGGTTCCTACGCCGGCCGAAGGACGGTGTCGCCTGCCTCGAACGCTCGATCGAGTTTTTTGACCGCACCGAACATGCGCTCAACAGCGTCATAGCCTACAACAATCTGGGGATCAACCTGTATCTGATCGGAGATTTTGAAAGATCTGAACAAATGATCGTGCGTGCTCTCGAGCTGGCTGAAAAGGAAGGTTCGGCTCACGTTGCAGGCATCTATGATTCCCTGGGTGAACTTAATATACTTCGCGGCGAGCTGAAGACCGCGGAAAAGAACTTGAATAAAGCCGTCGAGCTTGCCGAAGAACACAAGCATCAATGGTACCGGCTGCAGTCACTGCGAAACCTCGCCCGGCTTTATCTAGCTCAGGACAAACTCGACAAAGCCATCAAAACGGCAAACGAGGCGATATCGTTGTCGGCCGATGTCGGCGACAAACACTATGGAAACATGGCGTGGCTCGTGCTTGCCGAGGCTCATTTGCTTTCGGGCGACAGGGAAGCCTGTGCGGATGCCTTGCGCTCGGTCGAAGACAACGCTCCCGATGCTGATTTCTTTGTCCTTGGCAACATTCAGCGAATTCGCGGCATGCTGGCCGCGGAACAGAACGACCTGGAGCTCGCGATCCATCATTTCAGCCGAGGGCTGACGATTTTCGAAACTGTCCAAGACCTATATCACACAGGCATGATGCATTCGCTTCTTGGTTCAAGCATCGATGGGCGCAACTATGTCCGTGCACGCCGCCATTTGGAATCCGCGATCGGTATCTTCAAGAAGCTGGGCATCAAAGAGTTCGTTACCGCGTCGGAAAAGCGCCTGACCGAGATCGCCGAAACCGCCGAAACGCCGCGCCGCGAAGGCCGTGCGAATTCAGTCGTTTCCCAGCTTTTGACCGTACGGCTTGCCGAAGCGACCGCCTCACGCGAGCTGCTTTTCCGCGAGCTTGTCGCCGTGCTGCAGCAGGACAGCAACGCGAAAAAGATCATCATAGCTCAGGAAAATGACCAAAAGCGGCTTTATCCATTCATCACACATGGACTGTCACCCGTAGAGAGCAATGAACTGGTAAACAAACTGAACGCGGCCGGGCCTGATGACGATCGGGCATTCGAACGCTCTAAAAATGTTTCGATCATGCGGCTGCGCGGCACGTCTTCGCCGCCGGCAGTTTTGATATTGTCTCCGCGGGCCGGGGCAGAATTGGCCGACGGCACTTCGCTCGATCCGCTGCTGCGCGTGGTCGAACTAGGGATGGACGTGATCGCACTTCGCGATGGCAGCCGCCGCTCGGCCGCAGGTGCAGAGGTCAGCCCGTACACATCGAACAGCCTAATGCCGGGCTTCATTCACTCTTCGCCGGCGATGACGGCTCTCGTTGAAGAGGTCTACAAGATTCGCTCGTCCGACGTGACAGTGCTGGTAACGGGCGAATCCGGCACCGGTAAAGAGCTGGTTTCGCGTGCGATACACAAACTGTCGAACCGCAAGGACGAGGCGTTCATACCATTCAACTGCACACTCGTACAGAAAGAAATGGCCGAAGCGACACTGTTCGGTTACCGCAAAGGCTCATTCACCGGCGCAGTGCAGGATTCGCCGGGACTTATACGCTCGGCTGACGGCGGCACGCTATTCCTTGACGAGGTCGGCGATCTGCCGCTCGACATACAGCCGAAACTGCTGCGTTTTCTGCAGGAAGGCGAGATACAGCCGCTGGGTGAGAAATCGCCTATCAAGGTGGACGTCCGCATCATCGCCGCGACGAACATGCCGCTAGAAGAGAAGGTCGCAGACGGCACATTTCGCGAGGACCTTTTCTATCGACTGAACGTCATTCGCCTGCGGGTGCCGCCGCTGCGTGAACGCCGAGCCGAGATACCGCCGATTGTAAATTATTACGTCAATCACTATTCCGACCGTTTCGGAAAACACGACATCACCGTCACGCCGCAGGCAATAGATATGCTGATGGTGTGCAATTGGGAGGGCAACGTCCGGCAACTGCAGAACGAAGTGCAGCGTTTTGTCGCACGTGCCGAAGACGGCGAGGTCATCACGCCGGCGCACATCTCGCCCGAACTAAAGCCAACGGGCAAGCCGCTGCAGACATTCGGCGGCGAATCGGCGCACGAACCGATCGCATCGTATGAAGGCACTTTCTCGCCCTTCGCAAATATCTCGGCCGGCGGCACGCTGGAAGATGCCGTCTCTGACCTGGAAATGCAGCTTATCCGCGCGTCTCTCGCTCGTCACAACTGGAACATCTCGCGCGTCGCCGGCGAACTCGGCCTCACACGCCGCGGCCTGTACCTCAAGCTCACACGCTACGGCATCACCAAGGCGGCGTAG
- a CDS encoding DUF1778 domain-containing protein, which translates to MAVRSIKPKRVFDRINVRVEPLVKERVSRAASLLGQDLTEFTVSTLNEKAIAVIDESERFELTQAEKDAFFEILDRPAAKPTKTALDAARRYKRLKKDHKLRA; encoded by the coding sequence ATGGCGGTACGTTCAATAAAACCAAAACGAGTCTTCGATCGGATCAACGTGCGTGTTGAACCGCTGGTAAAGGAACGTGTATCCAGGGCAGCCAGCCTGTTAGGTCAAGACCTGACGGAATTTACCGTCTCAACGCTCAACGAAAAGGCGATCGCTGTGATCGATGAAAGTGAACGTTTTGAGCTGACGCAGGCTGAAAAGGATGCTTTTTTTGAGATCCTTGACCGGCCGGCCGCAAAGCCGACAAAAACAGCGCTCGATGCTGCGCGGCGATACAAGCGGTTGAAAAAGGATCACAAACTGCGGGCATGA
- a CDS encoding ATP-dependent Clp protease adaptor ClpS has translation MPEWTDSEEGGVGVLPEKKTRLEKPKLYKVLLHNDDFTTMDFVVFILQHVFKRSEAEAVTIMLSVHNSGIGVAGVYPYEIASEKSQKTINLARAREYPLLCTVEEE, from the coding sequence GTGCCCGAATGGACTGACAGCGAAGAAGGAGGCGTCGGCGTTTTGCCGGAGAAAAAGACGCGCCTCGAAAAGCCCAAGCTGTACAAGGTGCTGCTGCATAACGACGATTTCACGACGATGGATTTTGTCGTCTTTATACTGCAGCATGTTTTCAAACGCTCGGAGGCCGAGGCCGTGACGATAATGCTGAGCGTCCACAACAGCGGCATTGGCGTCGCCGGCGTTTATCCGTACGAGATCGCAAGCGAAAAATCGCAAAAAACGATAAACCTTGCCCGAGCCCGCGAATATCCGCTGCTGTGTACGGTTGAGGAGGAATAA
- a CDS encoding aminotransferase class V-fold PLP-dependent enzyme has product MTIYFDNNASTHVAPEAVEAMMPFLDGSYGNPSSAHSLGREAKSAVEEARASLAELLGAENADEVVFTSGGTEGNNWAIFGAVELTGKKNIITTRVEHDAVLKTCKRMAARGCELSLIGVAEDGTLDLGGLRDAINENTALVSVMLANNETGVIHPIAEIAEIVKERSEALFHVDAVSAAGKVPLDAAKTGVDLMTVSGHKFYAPKGIGAMYIRRGVALPPFITGAGQEHGRRAGTEAVHQIAALGAAAGLVSDLTRMEEVCELRDSLENGLLEAVPNTRVNGSRDAGRRLPNTSSISFENANGEMLMNLLDKEGICVSTGSACHSKGGGSAVLEAMNVPFSYAMGSLRLSLGRYNTAEEVDSALKIIPEVVRKVRAFAGK; this is encoded by the coding sequence ATGACGATCTATTTTGACAACAATGCATCGACGCATGTCGCCCCGGAAGCGGTCGAGGCTATGATGCCGTTTCTCGACGGCAGCTATGGTAATCCTTCATCGGCTCACAGCCTGGGCCGCGAAGCGAAAAGCGCCGTCGAGGAAGCACGGGCGTCGCTTGCCGAGCTGCTTGGCGCCGAGAACGCGGACGAAGTTGTGTTTACGTCCGGCGGCACCGAGGGCAATAATTGGGCGATATTCGGTGCAGTAGAACTCACCGGAAAGAAGAACATCATAACGACTCGCGTCGAACACGACGCTGTCCTGAAAACTTGCAAACGCATGGCGGCTCGCGGCTGCGAACTGTCGTTGATCGGCGTCGCTGAGGACGGCACGCTCGACCTCGGCGGACTGCGGGACGCGATAAACGAAAACACTGCGCTCGTTTCGGTAATGCTGGCGAATAACGAGACCGGCGTCATTCACCCGATCGCCGAGATAGCTGAGATCGTTAAAGAACGTTCGGAAGCACTGTTTCATGTTGACGCAGTTTCCGCGGCGGGGAAGGTTCCGCTTGATGCGGCAAAAACGGGCGTGGACCTGATGACGGTTTCGGGACATAAGTTTTACGCACCGAAAGGCATCGGTGCTATGTATATACGCCGCGGCGTCGCTCTGCCGCCGTTCATCACAGGTGCTGGACAGGAACACGGACGGCGTGCAGGAACTGAGGCCGTTCATCAGATCGCGGCCCTCGGTGCGGCGGCGGGGCTAGTGTCTGATCTTACAAGAATGGAAGAGGTTTGCGAGCTTCGCGACAGTTTGGAGAACGGATTACTCGAAGCTGTTCCGAATACACGCGTGAACGGCTCACGCGATGCAGGCCGTCGGCTGCCGAATACGTCGAGCATCTCTTTCGAGAACGCAAACGGCGAGATGCTGATGAACCTGCTCGACAAAGAAGGCATATGTGTTTCGACCGGTTCGGCGTGCCATTCAAAGGGCGGCGGTTCTGCGGTTCTCGAAGCGATGAACGTGCCGTTTTCCTACGCGATGGGATCACTTCGCCTTTCGCTCGGCCGCTACAACACCGCAGAAGAGGTCGATTCCGCCCTCAAGATAATTCCGGAAGTCGTTAGAAAAGTGCGTGCCTTTGCAGGCAAATGA
- a CDS encoding rod shape-determining protein — protein MLKNLKNFVTDSMAIDLGTASTIIAVKDRGIVLDEPSLVAVNENTDEIVAYGREAADMAGREGRDVTVIAPMIGGVVGDFDRTKRMLTHFVREAKTGGKNVALQAVMSIVSDVTHVEQRALMNAADDAGIGKIFLMEEGLAAAFGAGVLPSDKRAAAVVDIGAATTNIAFVAKGSIIFSTSERHGSNAINESIATHLRRHRGIQVGEETTELLKTKFASAYLPDDISKTVEVRGRDVQTRSPAAVEITSGEVYPIVEGIVRRIAERIKDSLTELRPEVAADIYDRGVILTGGGALLDGIDKYLRSYINLPVTIADEPRYATVNGLVKMFEDHELLDRVSLSELRVLQNAEPHFEV, from the coding sequence ATGCTGAAGAATCTAAAGAACTTCGTTACCGACTCGATGGCGATCGACCTCGGCACCGCGAGCACCATTATCGCGGTGAAAGACCGCGGCATCGTTCTCGACGAGCCTTCGCTGGTCGCTGTCAACGAAAATACGGACGAGATAGTCGCATACGGCCGCGAAGCGGCAGATATGGCAGGCCGCGAAGGCCGCGACGTCACGGTCATAGCACCGATGATCGGCGGCGTTGTAGGCGATTTTGACCGCACTAAACGGATGCTCACCCATTTTGTTCGCGAGGCAAAGACCGGGGGAAAGAACGTCGCTCTGCAGGCGGTGATGAGCATCGTTTCGGACGTTACACATGTAGAACAGCGAGCTTTGATGAATGCTGCCGACGACGCCGGCATCGGCAAGATCTTTCTGATGGAAGAGGGCCTCGCGGCTGCGTTCGGTGCGGGAGTGCTTCCGTCGGACAAGCGGGCGGCGGCCGTCGTTGATATCGGTGCCGCGACCACGAATATCGCTTTCGTCGCAAAAGGCAGCATCATTTTTTCAACCTCCGAACGTCACGGCAGCAATGCGATCAATGAAAGCATTGCCACACATCTGCGCCGGCATCGCGGTATTCAGGTCGGTGAAGAGACGACAGAACTGCTGAAAACAAAGTTCGCTTCCGCCTATTTGCCGGACGATATTTCGAAGACCGTTGAGGTGCGCGGCCGCGACGTGCAGACACGAAGTCCCGCCGCGGTCGAGATCACTTCCGGCGAAGTGTATCCCATAGTTGAGGGCATCGTCCGCCGAATCGCCGAGCGCATCAAGGATTCGCTGACCGAACTCCGTCCCGAGGTCGCCGCTGACATATATGACCGCGGCGTGATACTGACCGGCGGCGGAGCATTGCTCGACGGCATCGACAAATATCTCCGTTCATACATCAACCTGCCTGTGACCATTGCGGACGAACCGCGATATGCGACCGTTAACGGCCTCGTGAAGATGTTCGAGGATCACGAACTCCTAGACCGCGTTTCATTGAGCGAACTCCGCGTCCTGCAAAATGCCGAACCGCATTTTGAGGTCTAG